Proteins encoded by one window of Thermococcus sp. Bubb.Bath:
- a CDS encoding MFS transporter: MKSEEKSEIERKIFGISWNVFLLGIVSFLNDMSSEMINPIVPSYLMDVLGEGKLASGSIMGAIESMSSLFKVAFGYVSDRFKKRKAFVFAGYTISTFSKGALAFARYWWDFLTWRALDRIGKGVRTAPRDALIAESSEKGKSGKSFGFHRMMDTLGAVTGPLVAIGLMKLLAGFPKETAYRYVFLLSAVPGIIALFVIVLFVKDKGKEVKKKITGISALRDRDLQLFLGVVAIGALGRYSYAFTLWKAEELGYTVVQGMAFYALFNLIYALSAYPMGAYSDRFGKKRMITLGFGVAALASLTFAYARSLSTLLAAFVLYGLYIAIEDTVPRAYMADLAREYEKGTVIGAYHTVFGVFVFPASVIAGWLWKSYSLTYSFLFSAVMDAVALLLMLLLRER, encoded by the coding sequence ATGAAAAGCGAAGAAAAAAGCGAAATCGAGAGAAAAATCTTTGGAATAAGCTGGAATGTCTTTCTCCTTGGAATCGTCAGCTTTCTCAACGACATGAGCAGCGAGATGATAAACCCGATAGTACCGAGCTATTTGATGGACGTTCTCGGCGAGGGAAAGCTCGCAAGCGGTTCGATTATGGGTGCTATTGAGAGCATGAGCTCCCTCTTCAAAGTGGCCTTCGGTTATGTGAGCGACCGTTTTAAAAAACGAAAGGCCTTTGTTTTCGCCGGCTACACAATATCCACCTTCTCAAAGGGAGCCCTCGCCTTCGCAAGGTACTGGTGGGACTTCCTTACGTGGAGGGCCCTTGATAGGATTGGAAAGGGCGTTAGAACGGCCCCAAGGGACGCTTTAATAGCTGAATCCAGCGAGAAAGGCAAATCTGGCAAGTCCTTCGGCTTCCACAGGATGATGGACACGCTGGGCGCGGTGACCGGCCCTCTAGTCGCTATAGGGCTTATGAAGCTCCTAGCGGGATTTCCGAAGGAGACAGCCTACAGGTACGTGTTCCTCCTTTCAGCCGTACCCGGCATAATCGCCCTCTTTGTCATTGTTCTCTTTGTAAAGGACAAAGGGAAGGAGGTCAAAAAGAAGATAACCGGCATCTCAGCTCTAAGAGACAGAGACCTTCAGCTCTTCCTCGGTGTCGTGGCCATCGGAGCCCTTGGAAGGTACAGCTACGCCTTTACCCTCTGGAAAGCGGAGGAACTTGGCTACACTGTGGTTCAGGGGATGGCTTTCTACGCGCTCTTTAACCTCATCTACGCGCTCTCCGCTTATCCCATGGGGGCGTACTCCGACAGGTTCGGGAAGAAGAGGATGATAACCCTGGGCTTTGGGGTTGCGGCTTTGGCCTCATTAACGTTCGCCTACGCCCGCAGTCTGTCCACTCTCCTAGCAGCCTTCGTCCTCTACGGCCTCTACATAGCCATTGAGGATACCGTCCCGAGGGCATACATGGCCGACCTCGCCCGTGAGTACGAGAAGGGAACGGTCATAGGTGCCTACCACACGGTCTTTGGGGTCTTCGTGTTTCCCGCGTCAGTCATAGCAGGCTGGCTGTGGAAGAGCTACTCCCTAACATACAGTTTCCTCTTCTCCGCCGTGATGGACGCGGTAGCTCTCCTCTTGATGTTGCTCCTCCGCGAACGCTGA
- a CDS encoding TatD family hydrolase — MIIWEDHFHVDPYHGLFLDAVKQFHKAGGTHLVVVYKSAHDYGFPGLKAEDFMKAMDFHIELVERINSDTPVKAYAVVGVHPAEFDYLARQKGREYAKNEVMKALDYAQKLCFEGKAIGIGEIGRPHYEVPEDIWEASIELMKYGMSLAKEADCAVQLHTESFDEEKFRELGRYVKEVGIKPYKVVKHFSPPLVKVAEEVGVFPSVIASRKNIKEAIKQGNRFMMETDYIDDRRRPGAVLGPKTVPKRTKAFLQNGLFTEEDVYKIHVENPEKVYGIELEE; from the coding sequence ATGATAATCTGGGAAGACCACTTTCACGTCGACCCGTATCACGGCCTCTTTCTGGATGCCGTGAAACAGTTCCACAAAGCGGGGGGTACTCACCTCGTCGTGGTCTACAAGAGCGCCCACGACTACGGCTTTCCAGGGCTTAAGGCCGAGGACTTCATGAAGGCGATGGACTTTCACATTGAGCTCGTCGAGAGGATAAACAGTGATACTCCGGTGAAGGCTTACGCCGTCGTTGGGGTCCATCCGGCGGAGTTCGACTATCTGGCGAGGCAGAAAGGCCGTGAGTACGCGAAAAACGAGGTCATGAAGGCTTTAGATTATGCCCAGAAGCTATGCTTTGAAGGAAAGGCGATAGGAATCGGCGAGATAGGTAGGCCCCACTACGAAGTTCCAGAGGATATCTGGGAAGCAAGCATAGAGCTGATGAAGTACGGGATGAGCCTCGCAAAGGAAGCCGACTGCGCGGTTCAGCTGCACACAGAGAGCTTCGACGAGGAGAAGTTCAGGGAGCTTGGGAGATATGTGAAGGAAGTTGGGATAAAGCCCTACAAAGTCGTCAAACACTTCTCGCCGCCGCTCGTGAAAGTGGCCGAGGAAGTCGGAGTTTTTCCGAGCGTGATAGCGAGCAGAAAGAACATCAAGGAGGCCATAAAGCAGGGGAACCGCTTCATGATGGAGACCGATTACATAGACGACAGGAGAAGGCCCGGCGCTGTCCTGGGGCCGAAAACAGTCCCCAAGAGGACGAAGGCCTTCCTCCAGAACGGGCTCTTCACAGAGGAAGACGTCTACAAAATCCATGTCGAGAATCCTGAGAAGGTTTACGGGATAGAACTGGAGGAGTGA
- a CDS encoding PadR family transcriptional regulator → MIRRVLPGFMGLHVLHHASGGEVTGKLMMEELAKHGYKTSPGTIYPLLHRMEDMGLLKSRSEVRNGRRVRLYRATPRGEKLLREAKEKVRELCMEILRE, encoded by the coding sequence ATGATACGGCGGGTTCTCCCCGGCTTCATGGGCCTCCACGTACTCCACCACGCGAGTGGGGGAGAGGTAACGGGAAAGCTCATGATGGAGGAACTGGCGAAGCACGGCTACAAAACGAGCCCAGGAACGATATACCCCCTCCTCCACAGAATGGAGGATATGGGGCTCCTGAAGAGCAGAAGCGAAGTGAGGAACGGAAGGCGCGTTCGCCTCTACCGGGCTACACCGAGAGGGGAGAAGCTCCTCAGAGAGGCCAAAGAGAAGGTTAGAGAGCTCTGTATGGAGATTCTGAGGGAGTGA
- a CDS encoding PaaI family thioesterase: MEQRTHKMTSERLVGRPTKIGPPEAEVVLKTTEEMAVDEYGLVHGGFTFGLADYTAMLAVNEPTVVLGKAEARFLKPVKAGEKLLAKARIVEDLGKKKIVQGEVLNEKGEKVFEGTFHCYVLEKHVLE; this comes from the coding sequence ATGGAGCAGAGGACGCACAAGATGACGTCCGAGAGGCTTGTAGGAAGGCCCACAAAGATCGGGCCGCCAGAGGCCGAGGTAGTTCTGAAGACAACGGAGGAGATGGCCGTCGATGAGTACGGCCTTGTCCACGGCGGCTTCACTTTCGGATTGGCCGACTACACGGCCATGTTGGCCGTGAACGAGCCGACAGTTGTCCTCGGAAAGGCTGAGGCAAGGTTCCTCAAGCCGGTAAAGGCTGGCGAGAAGCTTCTAGCGAAGGCTAGAATCGTTGAGGACTTGGGTAAAAAGAAGATAGTCCAAGGGGAGGTCCTCAACGAAAAGGGCGAGAAGGTCTTCGAAGGCACCTTCCACTGCTACGTTCTGGAGAAGCACGTGCTCGAGTGA
- the pbp11 gene encoding tRNA-binding protein Pbp11, with product MGLLGKFFGRKREPLEEGIEIVSRHPVASFHVESVLRIGEKVTIIGTVEGGMVYPGYKVKGKKNAALVYIIEKDRKRVEYAVDGDKVALILEGRIETKKGDTLEVYQS from the coding sequence ATGGGCCTGCTGGGAAAGTTCTTCGGGAGAAAAAGGGAGCCGCTTGAGGAGGGGATTGAGATCGTATCCAGGCATCCAGTGGCCTCTTTTCATGTCGAGAGTGTTCTCCGGATCGGGGAAAAGGTGACCATCATCGGAACCGTGGAGGGCGGCATGGTTTATCCAGGGTACAAGGTCAAGGGAAAGAAAAACGCGGCGCTCGTGTACATAATCGAGAAAGACCGGAAACGCGTTGAGTACGCGGTTGATGGTGATAAGGTCGCTCTGATTCTGGAGGGCAGGATAGAGACCAAGAAGGGGGACACCCTTGAGGTTTATCAATCCTGA